The DNA sequence ACAGGAGGGTGCAATTCAGATCTTTCAGGAGTTTACAGCAGGATTGTCTGAGATTATCGTAGGTGTTGTAGGTGTTCTTCAGTTTGATGTATTAAAATACAGACTGGAGAATGAATATGGATGTGAGATCCGTTTAGAGCCGATCCCTTATAACTATATCCGTTGGGTAAAAGATCCATCTACAGATCTTACAAAGCTGAAACGTGTCAGCGATGTTAAGAAGGTGAAGGATATGAAGGGTAATCCATTATTGTTATTTGCAAATGAATGGGTTATCAATCAGGTGCTTGAGCATAATGAAGGACTGGAACTGTTAGAGTTCAGAAAGAATTAAATAAATGAATAATCTACCTTGAAAATGTAAATCCTTTTCTTATGAGGCCTAAGAAAAAATCCGTTTGACAGACAGGCAGACATAAGCAGGAGGAACATGATATGGCACTGAACAGGGTAGTGATATGTGGTGTGAATACAGCCAGACTTCCGTTACTGACAGACAAGGAAAAGGATGAATTGTTTGACAGGATCGAGCAGGGAGATATGGCTGCCAGAGAGACCTTTATCAAGGGCAATCTGCGACTGGTTCTGAGTGTGATCCAGAGATTTTCGAATTCAAATGAGAACCCTGACGATCTGTTTCAGGTTGGATGCATAGGATTGATAAAAGCAATTGATAATTTTGACCGGAGTCTGAATGTGAAGTTTTCGACATATGCAGTTCCGATGATACTTGGAGAATGTCGGAGGTATCTGCGGGATAATAACAGTATCAGGGTATCCAGGTCGTTAAGAGATATTGCATATAAGGCAATCTACACAAAGGATGCTTTGTTAAAGAAGTTGGATCGGGAACCGACCGTGGATGAAATTGCAAAGGAGATCGATGTAGCACCGGAAGATATCACGACAGCACTGGATGCCATATCGACACCGGTTTCATTATATGAGCCTGTTTATCAGGAAGGCGGAGATACGTTATATATCGTAGATCAGTTAAGTGATAAGAAGAATAAAGAAGAAAATTGGGTAGAGAATATTTCATTGAAAGAGGCAATGAAGAAATTAAACGAGAGAGAATATAATATATTAAGGCTCCGTTTCTTTGAAGGAAAGACACAGACCGAGGTCGCATCGGAGATCGCAATTTCACAGGCGCAGGTCAGCCGTATCGAAAAGAGTGCGATCAAATCTCTAAAGGGCTACCTCAGATAATATATGGACGATTAAGAGGTATCTATATATTTATTCTACAGAGCATTTTCATTCTATTTTTACGCTGTATAACTTTGAACTAACCTCGGCTAAATAGCCTTGGTAAGGGCTCAGTTATCACGTAGCGGTACTAAACTCACCGCCTTGCGGTTCGTTAAGGACCGACATGAAAAAGGTCTGTAGAACAAAATATAGATACCTCTTTATTTGTTTATAGGTAAATCTGTGTTATTGTGATTTCCCATATTTTATTTTAGTTTTTACATTTATTGTGCTTTTTTTGCTCTATTTATTCTTGTTTTGAGCTTCTAGCTGTGATTTGGCTTCGGTGGCAAGCTCTGCCATATAGTCCTGAACGGTTGTGCCGCCGGTGTCGCTGTTTTTCATGAGATTTGCTTTCAGCTTTTCTACTTCCTCGAGTGGAAGATCGCTCATTATGGCAACCTCGGCCGGTTCGATGTGAACATTTAACATTCGTTCAGCCAGATCATATTTTGCTTTTGTTGTTCGATTCATTTCTGATTCATCTCCTTACTTATTCAGATCCTTCAGATAAGCTTCGTTGATCTCGATGATCTTATTCATAGCTTCCGGTCCCGGAGCACCGATTGTATTACGTTTATTGACACATTCTTCCATGCTGATCGCCAGATAGATGTCGTCTTCAAATACCGGGCAGATTGCCTTGTAATCGTCTAGTGGAAGCTCATCCAGCGAGATGTTCCGTTCGATACAGGTGAGAACCAGTTCACCTACGATGCCGTGAGCATCACGGAATGGAACACCGTGGTTTACCAGATAATCGGCAGCATCCGTAGCATTTGTGAATCCGTTCTTTGCAGATGCTTCCATACGGTCTTTATTTACAGTCATAGTTTTTATCATACCGTTAAATAATGCGATACATCCCTTTACGGTATCGATCGCATCAAAGGTAAATTCCTTATCCTCTTGCATATCCTTATTATAAGCAAGCGGAATTCCCTTCATTGTGGTAAGGAGAGAAGTCAGTGCGCCATAGACACGTCCGGTCTTACCACGAACCAGCTCTGCGATATCAGGGTTTTTTTTCTGTGGCATGATCGAGCTTCCTGTGCTGTATGCGTCATCCAGTTCGACAAACTGATATTCATTTGTATTCCAGATAATGATCTCCTCTGAGAAACGGCTCAGATGCATCATGATCGTTGAAAGAGCGGATAATAATTCGATGCAGTAATCACGGTCTGCGACAGAATCCATACTGTTAAGAGTAGGACCTGCAAAATCAAGCAGGGAAGCAGTTAGCTCACGATCCAGAGGGTAAGTTGTGCCGGCTAAAGCACCGGAGCCCAGTGGACAGTAATTCATTCTTGCATAGATATCACACAGACGGCCGTAATCACGCTTGAACATCTCCATGTATGCACCAAAGTGATGGGCGAGAGTGATCGGCTGCGCCTTCTGTAAATGTGTAAATCCGGGCATATATGTGTGGATATGTTCCTTCATCAGGGAATGTAAGGTGTTCATTAATTCCAGTACAAGAGCTTTAATTTCAACGATCTCATCTCTTACATAGAGCTTCATATCAAGAGCTACCTGATCATTACGGCTTCTTCCGGTATGTAATTTCTTACCGGTATCACCGATACGGTCAATCAGATTTGCTTCTACAAAGCTGTGAATATCTTCATATTTGGATGTGATTTCAAGTGTACCATTTTCCACATCGGTAAGTATGCTGTTTAAGCCGTCGATGATCTGATCTCGTTCTGCTTCTGTAAGGATGCCGGATGCTGCAAGCATGGTAACATGCGCAATGCTTCCGCGGATATCCTGTTTATAGAACTTCTGATCAAAAGAGATCGAAGCATTAAAGTTATATACTAATTGGTCTGTTTCTTTTGTAAAACGACCACCCCAGAGCTGTGCCATAATGTAGTTCCTCTTTTCTCTAAAATTATTTTAACTGTTTCATTTTACAACAGGATGAGAGCTTAATCAACAAAAACAGGGATTAGCAGAAGAATTTTGCATGGTAAATATCAAATTTTTATGAAAAAGATATTTACAGGTTTACAGCAGTTGTGGACAGATGATAAAATAACCTAAATTGTCAGAATGGATGGATTGGATGAAGAAACGACATTTTATTTTGAAAGGAATCATTACGGCACTTGTGCTGATCGTTCTTTTCTATACAGGAAGATGGGCATTTTTTAATATATTTCATCGTCAGGATGTTGTGAACGGACTGGTAGCATTACGAACAAATGTAATGCATTCGATGGAGGATGGAAATGATTCTGATATCTTTTATGTAAAGAATGTAAAGATAAAGGATATCAGTGATATTAATAAATATGTGGATTCGGCATTCGGAAGTGTAGATACCTATCGGGTATTGGTATCTTCCGGTGATTATCTTGCAATTCAGCTTTCTTTTGATCGTAGCGAGAATTACTATGTGATCCGGAAAGCGCTTTTTGATGAAGAGATACCATCGGATAAAAAGAAAGCGATTGCTATGTATGATGCATATATAGAATTTTATCAGACCTGCATCAAAGAACCGATGAGTGATTTTGACAAAGAGGTGGCGGTACATGACTATCTGATAAAAAACTGTGTATATGGTTTTCCGGAGGAACAGCAGGATGCATATGATGCCTATGGTGTCCTTGTATCTCATAAAGCAGTATGTGATGGTTATGCGGAAGCGTTTTTTATGTTGATGACCTGTCTTGATATTCCATGTGATATTGTAGTCGGAACGGCAGATGGTGACCTGCATGCGTGGAATCAGGTTGAACTTAATGGCAAATGGTATAATATCGATCTGACTTGGGATGATGCGGTTCCGGACATGGGATCGTATATAAAACACACATATTTTAATCTGACAGATGAGGCACTTGCCGAAAATCATACATGGGAACGGGAGTTTTACCGTACCTGCACAGATACAGATATGAATTATTATGTGAAGACATTTGCAGTATTTGATGATTTTGAAGCATATAAGAAAGGGATCACGAAGCAGATCGGACGCTCGGATGTGCTCGAAGCAATTGTTTATTATATGGATACGGACAGACCGGATCTGTCATTTCTCTATGACAGTTCGGCTATAAAAAAACTTAAGTATCTGGTTGAAGATATGGGAGAATATTATGTGATCATTGTATATGTAAATATATGATTTTATTATTGTAAAACAAAATGCCCGTGACAGTACGGGAGAAAGGAAAACTCAATGCCTGATGAACAGGGGAGAGTGAAGTGTGATAAAAATGAGTAAGAAGGAATTTATGGATCAGCTCAGAGAAGGCTTGGATGGGAATGTATCATATGAGAAATATCGTGAAACAATAGAATATTATGAGTCTTATTTCCGGAGAAAAATAGCAGAAGGTAAGACTGAGGAGGAAATTGTTGCGGAACTTGGCTCCGGGCGACTGATCGCAAAGACGATCGTTGATACCGCAGGAGCTGACCGGACAGAACAGAGCTATACCTATACAGAGACAACGAACGGCAGACGCGGAAGTGTGAGCCGAGATGGAGGAGACACACCAAAGGGCTGGCATATCAAAATGGATGAAAATGGAAATACCAGTGTCTGCTTTGGAAAACTTGATTTTTCTACGACGCTTGGTAAGGTTGTGATCGGAATCGGACTTGTTTTATTACTTGCCCTGATCGTATTACTGGTTGTGATCGGAGTTAAGATTCTTGTATATGTGATCATTCCGGTTGCTGCAATTTTGTTTATCGTGAACCTGATCATCAGTCTGATCGACAATCATCGAATGTAGTCGGAAGCAGATTTTTTAACAAATAAAAAAGTTTTAAAAAAGTTGAAAAAAGTTCTTGACAATTATCGGTATATCCCTTATACTAGCAAAGGTGTTCGACAGAGAACACAAACGAAATGGGATCTTAGCTCAGCTGGGAGAGCATCTGCCTTACAAGCAGAGGGTCACAGGTTCGAGCCCTGTAGGTCCCATTTAAAATAAAATATGGCGGGATAGCTCAGTTGGCTAGAGCATGCGGTTCATACCCGCAGTGTCGAGGGTTCAAATCCCCCTCCCGCTACTAACCTTTAATCGTCATGATATCATGGCGATTTTTTTTGTAGCAGTGTGATGGTATTTGAATAAACCGGCATATTGATGCCGGTTCATGTGGTCATCATAACGATAGAAAAATATGAGTGAATGAAATAATAAGGAGAAATCAAATATGCGAGTTGGAATGGGCTATGATGTTCATAAATTAGTAGAAGACAGAAAGTTGATCCTTGGCGGAGTGGAGATTCCATACGAGAAAGGACTGCTTGGGCATTCAGATGCAGATGTTCTGCTTCATGCGATCATGGATGCGCTTCTCGGTGCTGCGGCATTGGGAGATATCGGCAGGCATTTTCCGGATACAGATGACCGTTATAAGGGGGCAGACAGCATGGTGCTGTTAAAGAAAGTGAAGAAGCTTCTGGATGAGAAATTTTTCTTTATAGAGAATATAGATGCGACAGTGATCGCACAGCAGCCGAAGCTTGCCCCATATATAGAAGATATGAGAAAGAATATTGCAGAATGTCTGGAACTTCCGGTGAACAGGGTGAATGTGAAGGCTACGACAGAGGAAAAGCTGGGATTTACCGGAGTGGGTCTTGGAATCAGTTCACAGGCTGTCTGTCTGTTAGAGACTGTCGGGAACTATGATTATGATGTTATGGGAATGAACCAGGGAGGCTGCGCCGGCTGTCAGGGCTGTCCGGTCAGACAGTAGGTAGTTTAGGGTATGAATGAAGAAAGATGCGATCAGATGGATTGCAAAACGTTTGATTCGATCAGGATAGAAACTGCCGGAGCGGAAGATATGAACGAGATCCGTAAGCTCTGGAAACAGTCATTTGACGATCAGGATGCATATATGGATTATTATTTTTCAAATGTGGCAACAAGGAATCATATCTTTGTGGCAAAGACTGACTCCAAGATTATTTCTATGGTGCATTTGAATTCATATACTCTTGCTGAGACGACAGCAGGAGCAACCACATATAAAAAGGGTGGATATATCGTTGGCGTTGCGACCGAGCCTGAGTTCCGAAGACATGGAATCATGTCGATATTAATGAAGCATGTGCTTGCATATGCGGCTGAGAATGATTACGATTATATTTATCTGATGCCGGAGAAAGAGATCTATTATAAAGGTCTGGGATTTGCTCCGGTAGTAGAAAGCGGCTTTTATAATATAACCGATCTGAAACCTGAGAAGAATGATTATGAGCTTTGTGGGTTGGAAGATATAACAGATGAACAGTTGCAGAGTTTTTCTGAAAAACTGGCACAACGCTATGATCTCTTTGTACCACGAACCAGAGCCTACCTGGAAGATCTTGGAATGGAATGTCAGTCCCTGTTCGGTGATGTATATATTATAAAGGATGAGAATGAGATAGCGGCGGTGTATGGAACCATGTATGATGGGGATCGCGCAGAGATCGTTCAGTATTGTACAGTTACCGGATCACTTGATCCGTTGTTATATGGAATTTGTGAGAGTGATATTCCTGTATTTTCTAAGGTTGAATTGTTTGGAACATATACAGATCATAAGATGATAAAGAAAGGCCGTGGGATCATGTTTTATGAGCCATATACGGAGTACACAGAATTATATAGAAAATCAGATCGTATTTTCATAAATGAAGTGGTTTAAAAAAATATGGATACCATGTATAATAGTTGTAGAGTGTATATACAAAAAGGAGAAATAAAATGACAACAGACGGATATGTAGAACATATAGTGAAAACAAAGACTTCTGCCGGAATCATGGCATTGATCGTACTTGGAGCAATTATCACCGTGGTGGGAGCATTTTTTATGTTCTTTGTACCGGGAGGCACAATCTTTGGACTTCCGCTTGCGGTTGTTGGTGTAATTATATTTTCATTTGCGATTAATCGAAAAGAGTGTGAGTTTGAATATTTGTTCGTAAATGATGATGTTGAGGTTGCAAGGATCACCGCAAAGAGCAGCAGAAAACAGGTGTATCATTTTGAAGGCGGAGAAGTAAAACAGATCACGACTGTAGATTCAATCTATAGGGATAATGAGCATCAGGCAAATTCCGGTATTAAAACGATGAATTTCACTTCAAAGGATAAGAACACAGAGAATCCTGTTTATTCTTTCATCCTGAATAAGAATAACCGCACAGAGGAAGTCCTGTTAGAGCTTGATGCAAAGACGATTGAACATGTAAAACAATTTTTCAAAGGAAAAATCCGGGAATAGAGAAAGTCAGGAACGGACACATATTTATAAGCAGAAAGACAGATACTATAAAAGAGGTGCTTGCGATGAAAATTACTTTTTTTAAATATCTGTCTTTGTTTTTGACCGGAGGAATGGTATATTATTTTCTTGAAATATTTACCAGAGATTATTCTCATTATTCCATGATAATCTGTGGGGGGCTGTGTATGATTGCCTGCGGAGGTTTGAATCAGATGTTCCCGAGAATGCCGATCTCGTTACAGATGTTTTTATCGGCAGAGATCATAACATTGTTGGAATTTATTACCGGAGTTATAGTAAATCTGATCTTTCATGTCGGAGTATGGGATTATTCATATCTGCCATATAATGTGATGGGGCAGATATGTCTGCCATATTCTGTGTTGTGGATGTTCCTTTCATTGATCATAATATTTGTGGATGATGGAATCAGGCATTTTCTGTTTGGAGAAGAATTGCCGGAGTACAGATTGTTTTAAATATAAATACAAAGCGAGTTTTTTTGTTGTTGAAGCAGCTGCGACGTTTAGAGTAATAAAAAAAGCTTATAACAGATTCGGTCTGAAATCCGGACTTCTGATGATAAGCTTCTTTTATGTGGTGTGAAATTAAATACGAAACTATGGCTGAAGAGGAGTCATCTTAAGTCCTTTATACAATTTGGTATAAAGACTTCTTTCATCGGAGTAAAGCATGATTCCCCGTGCACCATCTTTAACAATGTAGGCGTATTTATTCTTCTGTACATTCATGTACAAAACTTCCTCCACATTCAGTTCTTTGGCTTTCACTTTTGCAACGCTGACACTTACCGGCTGTAAT is a window from the Lachnospiraceae bacterium GAM79 genome containing:
- the sigG gene encoding RNA polymerase sporulation sigma factor SigG, encoding MALNRVVICGVNTARLPLLTDKEKDELFDRIEQGDMAARETFIKGNLRLVLSVIQRFSNSNENPDDLFQVGCIGLIKAIDNFDRSLNVKFSTYAVPMILGECRRYLRDNNSIRVSRSLRDIAYKAIYTKDALLKKLDREPTVDEIAKEIDVAPEDITTALDAISTPVSLYEPVYQEGGDTLYIVDQLSDKKNKEENWVENISLKEAMKKLNEREYNILRLRFFEGKTQTEVASEIAISQAQVSRIEKSAIKSLKGYLR
- the ispF gene encoding 2-C-methyl-D-erythritol 2,4-cyclodiphosphate synthase — its product is MRVGMGYDVHKLVEDRKLILGGVEIPYEKGLLGHSDADVLLHAIMDALLGAAALGDIGRHFPDTDDRYKGADSMVLLKKVKKLLDEKFFFIENIDATVIAQQPKLAPYIEDMRKNIAECLELPVNRVNVKATTEEKLGFTGVGLGISSQAVCLLETVGNYDYDVMGMNQGGCAGCQGCPVRQ
- the argH gene encoding argininosuccinate lyase; translated protein: MAQLWGGRFTKETDQLVYNFNASISFDQKFYKQDIRGSIAHVTMLAASGILTEAERDQIIDGLNSILTDVENGTLEITSKYEDIHSFVEANLIDRIGDTGKKLHTGRSRNDQVALDMKLYVRDEIVEIKALVLELMNTLHSLMKEHIHTYMPGFTHLQKAQPITLAHHFGAYMEMFKRDYGRLCDIYARMNYCPLGSGALAGTTYPLDRELTASLLDFAGPTLNSMDSVADRDYCIELLSALSTIMMHLSRFSEEIIIWNTNEYQFVELDDAYSTGSSIMPQKKNPDIAELVRGKTGRVYGALTSLLTTMKGIPLAYNKDMQEDKEFTFDAIDTVKGCIALFNGMIKTMTVNKDRMEASAKNGFTNATDAADYLVNHGVPFRDAHGIVGELVLTCIERNISLDELPLDDYKAICPVFEDDIYLAISMEECVNKRNTIGAPGPEAMNKIIEINEAYLKDLNK
- a CDS encoding GNAT family N-acetyltransferase → MNEERCDQMDCKTFDSIRIETAGAEDMNEIRKLWKQSFDDQDAYMDYYFSNVATRNHIFVAKTDSKIISMVHLNSYTLAETTAGATTYKKGGYIVGVATEPEFRRHGIMSILMKHVLAYAAENDYDYIYLMPEKEIYYKGLGFAPVVESGFYNITDLKPEKNDYELCGLEDITDEQLQSFSEKLAQRYDLFVPRTRAYLEDLGMECQSLFGDVYIIKDENEIAAVYGTMYDGDRAEIVQYCTVTGSLDPLLYGICESDIPVFSKVELFGTYTDHKMIKKGRGIMFYEPYTEYTELYRKSDRIFINEVV
- a CDS encoding DUF1700 domain-containing protein yields the protein MSKKEFMDQLREGLDGNVSYEKYRETIEYYESYFRRKIAEGKTEEEIVAELGSGRLIAKTIVDTAGADRTEQSYTYTETTNGRRGSVSRDGGDTPKGWHIKMDENGNTSVCFGKLDFSTTLGKVVIGIGLVLLLALIVLLVVIGVKILVYVIIPVAAILFIVNLIISLIDNHRM
- a CDS encoding DUF6106 family protein produces the protein MTTDGYVEHIVKTKTSAGIMALIVLGAIITVVGAFFMFFVPGGTIFGLPLAVVGVIIFSFAINRKECEFEYLFVNDDVEVARITAKSSRKQVYHFEGGEVKQITTVDSIYRDNEHQANSGIKTMNFTSKDKNTENPVYSFILNKNNRTEEVLLELDAKTIEHVKQFFKGKIRE